A window of Halomonas sp. H10-9-1 contains these coding sequences:
- a CDS encoding glutamine--tRNA ligase/YqeY domain fusion protein, with product MSTDTTSAPNFIRNQIRDEIEAGRDGKIVTRFPPEPNGFLHIGHAKSICLNFGLAEQFGGDCHLRFDDTNPAKEEQAYIDAIKEDVSWLGFEWVGEVRFASDYFDQLYAWAQHLVREGKAYVDDLSPDEIREYRGTLTEPGRPSPYCERSPEENLDLLERMRAGEFAEGERVLRAKIDMASPNINLRDPILYRIRHATHHQTGDKWKIYPSYDFTHGQSDAIEGITHSICTLEFEDHRPLYEWFLDNLPVPAKPRQIEFARLNLNYTLTSKRKLKLLVDQGIVDGWDDPRLPTISGMRRRGYTPASIRKFCEMIGVTRADGGLVDIAMLYHAIRADLEDNAPRAMAVLKPLKVVLTNVPEGHEEIYEVPGHPAREDMPVRRVPFTREIYIDQDDFMEEPPKKFFRLAPGKEVRLRNAYVIRCDEVIKDAAGEVTELRCSVDWDTLGKNPEGRKVKGVIHWVSVEHGVPMEVRLYDNLFLEEQPDKDKDADFLEHLNPESLVVCQAVGEPSLAGTEAESRFQFERMGYFCADRHAAAEGRLVFNRTVGLKDGWAKVQKKDGQKSDQDKQKG from the coding sequence ATGTCCACCGACACCACCAGCGCGCCGAACTTTATTCGCAATCAGATTCGTGACGAGATCGAGGCCGGCCGCGACGGCAAGATCGTGACCCGCTTCCCGCCGGAGCCCAACGGCTTCCTGCATATCGGACACGCCAAGTCGATCTGTCTCAACTTCGGGCTGGCCGAGCAGTTCGGTGGCGACTGTCACCTGCGCTTCGATGACACCAACCCGGCCAAGGAGGAGCAGGCCTATATCGACGCGATCAAGGAGGACGTCAGCTGGCTGGGCTTCGAGTGGGTGGGGGAGGTGCGCTTCGCCTCCGACTACTTCGACCAGCTCTACGCCTGGGCCCAGCACCTGGTGCGCGAGGGCAAGGCCTATGTCGACGACCTCTCGCCGGACGAGATCCGCGAATACCGCGGCACCCTGACCGAGCCGGGTCGCCCGAGCCCCTATTGCGAGCGGAGCCCCGAGGAGAACCTCGATCTGCTGGAGCGCATGCGCGCCGGCGAGTTTGCCGAGGGCGAGAGGGTGCTGCGGGCGAAGATCGACATGGCCTCGCCCAATATCAACCTGCGCGATCCGATCCTCTACCGCATTCGCCACGCCACGCACCACCAGACCGGCGACAAGTGGAAGATCTACCCCTCCTACGACTTCACCCATGGCCAGTCCGACGCCATCGAGGGGATCACCCACTCCATCTGCACCCTGGAGTTCGAGGATCACCGTCCGCTCTACGAGTGGTTTCTCGACAACCTGCCGGTGCCGGCCAAGCCGCGCCAGATCGAGTTCGCGCGCCTGAACCTCAACTACACCCTGACCTCCAAGCGCAAGCTCAAGCTGCTGGTGGATCAGGGCATTGTCGATGGCTGGGACGATCCGCGCCTGCCGACCATTTCCGGGATGCGGCGGCGCGGCTATACGCCGGCCTCGATCCGCAAGTTCTGCGAGATGATCGGGGTGACCCGCGCCGACGGCGGCCTGGTGGATATCGCCATGCTCTATCACGCCATTCGCGCCGACCTCGAGGACAATGCGCCGCGGGCCATGGCCGTGCTCAAGCCGCTGAAGGTGGTGCTGACCAACGTGCCGGAGGGTCATGAGGAGATCTATGAGGTGCCCGGACACCCGGCGCGGGAGGATATGCCGGTGCGCCGCGTGCCCTTCACGCGCGAGATCTATATCGACCAGGACGACTTCATGGAGGAGCCGCCCAAGAAGTTCTTCCGCCTGGCACCGGGCAAGGAGGTGCGGCTGCGCAACGCCTATGTGATCCGCTGCGACGAGGTGATCAAGGACGCTGCCGGCGAGGTCACCGAGCTGCGCTGCTCGGTGGACTGGGACACCCTCGGCAAGAATCCGGAAGGGCGCAAGGTCAAGGGCGTGATCCACTGGGTCAGCGTCGAGCATGGCGTGCCCATGGAGGTGCGACTCTACGACAACCTCTTCCTCGAGGAGCAGCCGGACAAGGACAAGGATGCCGATTTCCTGGAGCACCTGAACCCCGAGTCGCTGGTGGTCTGCCAGGCCGTGGGCGAGCCGAGCCTGGCCGGGACAGAGGCCGAGAGCCGCTTCCAGTTCGAGCGCATGGGCTATTTCTGCGCCGACCGTCATGCCGCCGCCGAGGGCCGCCTGGTGTTCAACCGTACCGTGGGGCTGAAGGACGGCTGGGCCAAGGTTCAGAAGAAGGACGGCCAGAAGAGTGACCAGGACAAGCAGAAGGGTTGA
- a CDS encoding SurA N-terminal domain-containing protein → MLQSIRDRSRSWGAKIIVGAVVVTMALFGVESLVGLFGNSGDEVAEVNGEPIMRQELELTVQRAIRSGQVPPEQERALRGQMLDELITDKVLSQYAEQGGLHLSEAQLDQIIVSLPEFQDQEGRFDSELFRNRLASAGYTPVGFRDQLRRDMKQQQLQQGLAFSDFSLPSEERRLAELQRQTRTFRHAALDGSSLEEIVPSEAAIEAYYAEHQDNFRRPEQVRLNYVVLDRQAMAEQVEVDEEALRDAWREQTAGADRRLSHIMLSFGAERTREEAMAELEEVQARLAEGEPFAELAARVSDDTVSAEQGGDLGVVSRGFFGDAFDEAAFSLGEGEVSEIVETDNGLHLLTVTALEREPFESMRDDLRRELALSRVSGEFNDRAQQLIDESFAADDLASVAEDLGLELQTSDWVSRDAAEGVLSEPGVMAQAFSADVLEEGYNSEVIELDNDRRLVLRVAEHREATTLPLVDVRDAVAAEVEAGLRRDALRARADELVAALRDGESVELDWQQAEAVSRQQSQGLSRTLVDAAFRLPTPEGESPAYGRVVDGERAVIIALQSVGEGEVDEQVEQFVASMAERLRAQAAIQGLVEHLRSAAEIRR, encoded by the coding sequence ATGCTGCAAAGTATTCGAGACCGCTCCCGAAGCTGGGGAGCCAAGATCATCGTCGGGGCAGTGGTCGTGACCATGGCGCTGTTCGGCGTTGAGTCGCTGGTGGGCCTGTTCGGCAACAGCGGTGACGAGGTCGCCGAGGTCAACGGTGAACCGATCATGCGCCAGGAGCTCGAGCTGACCGTACAGCGGGCCATCCGCAGCGGTCAGGTGCCCCCCGAGCAGGAGCGCGCGCTGCGTGGCCAGATGCTCGATGAGCTGATCACCGACAAGGTGCTGAGCCAGTATGCCGAGCAGGGTGGGTTGCACCTCTCCGAGGCGCAGCTCGACCAGATCATCGTGTCGCTGCCCGAGTTCCAGGACCAGGAGGGGCGTTTCGACAGCGAGCTGTTCCGCAACCGCCTGGCCAGTGCCGGCTACACGCCGGTGGGCTTTCGCGACCAGCTGCGTCGAGACATGAAGCAGCAGCAGCTGCAGCAGGGGCTGGCGTTCAGCGACTTTAGCCTGCCCAGCGAAGAGCGGCGCCTGGCCGAACTGCAGCGCCAGACACGGACCTTCCGCCACGCGGCCCTGGATGGCAGCTCGCTGGAGGAGATCGTCCCCTCCGAGGCGGCCATCGAGGCGTACTACGCGGAGCACCAGGACAACTTCCGGCGGCCCGAGCAGGTGCGCCTGAACTACGTGGTGCTCGACCGCCAGGCGATGGCCGAGCAGGTGGAGGTCGACGAGGAGGCGCTGCGCGACGCCTGGCGCGAGCAGACCGCCGGCGCCGATCGCCGCCTCTCGCACATCATGCTGAGCTTCGGCGCCGAGCGTACCCGCGAGGAGGCGATGGCTGAGCTGGAGGAGGTGCAGGCGCGCCTCGCCGAGGGGGAGCCCTTCGCCGAGCTGGCCGCCCGGGTCTCCGACGACACGGTCTCCGCCGAGCAGGGGGGCGACCTGGGCGTGGTCAGCCGCGGCTTCTTCGGCGATGCCTTCGACGAGGCCGCCTTCTCCCTGGGCGAGGGCGAGGTGTCGGAGATCGTCGAGACCGACAACGGCCTGCATTTGCTGACCGTGACCGCGCTGGAGCGCGAGCCGTTCGAGTCGATGCGTGACGACCTGCGCCGCGAGCTGGCCCTGAGCCGGGTCTCCGGCGAGTTCAACGACAGGGCCCAGCAGCTGATCGATGAGAGCTTTGCCGCCGATGACCTGGCGAGCGTCGCCGAGGACCTGGGGCTCGAGCTTCAGACCAGCGACTGGGTCTCCCGCGACGCCGCCGAGGGTGTGCTCTCCGAGCCGGGTGTGATGGCCCAGGCCTTCAGTGCCGATGTGCTCGAGGAGGGCTACAACAGCGAGGTGATCGAGCTGGATAACGACCGCCGCCTGGTGCTGCGCGTGGCCGAGCACCGCGAGGCGACCACCCTGCCGCTGGTTGATGTGCGCGACGCGGTGGCCGCTGAAGTCGAGGCCGGGCTGCGGCGCGACGCGCTGCGTGCCCGGGCCGATGAACTGGTCGCCGCGCTGCGCGACGGCGAGTCGGTCGAGCTCGACTGGCAGCAGGCCGAGGCGGTCAGCCGCCAGCAGAGCCAGGGCCTGTCGCGCACCCTGGTGGACGCGGCCTTCCGACTGCCGACTCCGGAGGGGGAGTCCCCCGCGTATGGCCGGGTGGTCGATGGCGAGCGTGCCGTGATCATCGCCCTTCAGTCGGTCGGTGAAGGCGAGGTCGATGAGCAGGTCGAGCAGTTCGTCGCCTCCATGGCCGAGCGCCTGCGCGCTCAGGCCGCCATCCAGGGGCTGGTCGAGCACCTGCGCAGCGCGGCGGAGATTCGCCGCTAG
- a CDS encoding helix-turn-helix domain-containing protein, which translates to MPRHVDDREAALVELLQRFYASELTDGQLLRALRRDVLGLSQTRYADIVGISRRTLSDLEGDKGNVTLEVKNRVYRPLGLEVSLLPRKRSLLAQALNISE; encoded by the coding sequence ATGCCACGCCATGTCGATGACCGTGAAGCGGCGCTGGTGGAGTTGCTCCAGCGCTTCTATGCAAGCGAGCTGACCGATGGCCAGCTGTTGCGTGCCCTGCGCCGGGACGTGCTGGGACTTTCCCAGACCCGCTATGCAGACATCGTGGGTATCAGCCGGCGCACCCTGTCGGATCTTGAGGGAGACAAGGGCAATGTCACCCTGGAGGTGAAGAATCGTGTCTACCGGCCCTTGGGGCTGGAGGTCAGCCTGCTGCCGCGCAAGCGCAGCCTGTTGGCGCAGGCGTTGAACATCAGTGAGTAA
- a CDS encoding UDP-2,3-diacylglucosamine diphosphatase produces the protein MATLLISDLHLQPGAPEITEGFLRWLEERACGSDALYILGDFFEAWIGDDLLDLAGADPTGNADLAARITRALKRLAEDGTEIFLMHGNRDFLLGERFAREAGATLLPEPSVVELGGQPILLMHGDTLCTRDEAYQAFRAQARHPLWQQQVLSMPIDQRIALAGQLRAQSGEANSNKAEDIMDVTPEEVVRVMAEYGVTTLIHGHTHRPAVHELEVDGQPAQRIVLGDWQPAKGWEIVVDGGAPRLKAFPLDR, from the coding sequence ATGGCCACCCTGCTGATTTCCGACCTGCACCTCCAGCCCGGCGCCCCCGAGATCACCGAGGGCTTCCTGCGCTGGCTGGAAGAGCGCGCCTGCGGCAGCGATGCCCTGTATATCCTCGGTGACTTCTTCGAGGCCTGGATCGGCGATGACCTGCTGGACCTCGCCGGTGCCGACCCCACCGGCAATGCCGACCTGGCCGCGCGCATCACCCGTGCGCTGAAGCGCCTGGCCGAGGACGGCACCGAGATCTTCCTGATGCACGGCAATCGCGACTTCCTGCTGGGCGAGCGCTTCGCCCGGGAAGCCGGCGCCACCCTGCTCCCGGAGCCCAGCGTGGTCGAACTCGGCGGCCAGCCGATACTGCTGATGCACGGCGACACCCTGTGCACCCGCGACGAGGCCTACCAGGCCTTCCGCGCCCAGGCCCGCCATCCGCTGTGGCAGCAGCAGGTGCTGTCGATGCCCATCGACCAGCGCATCGCCCTGGCCGGCCAGCTGCGTGCCCAGTCCGGCGAGGCCAACTCCAACAAGGCCGAGGACATCATGGACGTGACGCCCGAGGAGGTGGTCAGGGTGATGGCCGAATACGGCGTCACCACGCTGATCCACGGCCACACCCACCGCCCCGCGGTGCATGAGCTCGAGGTCGACGGCCAGCCCGCACAGCGTATCGTGCTGGGCGACTGGCAGCCCGCCAAGGGCTGGGAGATCGTGGTCGACGGCGGTGCGCCGCGGCTCAAGGCGTTTCCACTGGACCGCTGA
- a CDS encoding HipA domain-containing protein, protein MLTHEAPRWFGFLEDIMPAGASRRFWVDYLGIHHLSTGRQDAELLARGTIAPVGNLRIKEAVPDERLRDSLGERRFPVQSVVERDVDFLEYAQQMGAASGGATGAGGEAPKLLLRLTADEQVWIDTWQEDAHRPDLPMLVKFPRGSRSADDCDILRAEYHYYQELASLGIDTIETGAMRLMEGERYPSLWLPRFDMRHQNGVWTRYGLESVYSLLGAAPGTFLRHGETLRRLVGLLQAQYRVQELGGPFDVPAFVIEWVRRDLLNIAFGNSDNHGRNTALLKRPDGIWLSPVYDFAPMRADPEGVTRTTQWGPPLEAGGEYDWYAVAKSLSDLMEPEQLMEALRQLACDLEGLDERLALRGVPSRILDMPTVGLRTLSTRFKRWGLL, encoded by the coding sequence ATGCTGACGCATGAGGCACCGCGTTGGTTCGGCTTCCTGGAGGACATCATGCCGGCGGGAGCCAGTCGTCGCTTCTGGGTGGACTACCTCGGCATCCATCACCTTTCGACTGGGCGCCAGGATGCGGAGCTCCTGGCTCGTGGGACCATTGCGCCGGTCGGCAACCTGCGTATCAAGGAGGCAGTGCCCGACGAGCGTCTAAGAGATAGCCTGGGAGAGCGGCGCTTCCCGGTGCAGAGCGTAGTGGAGCGGGATGTCGACTTTCTGGAGTACGCTCAGCAGATGGGGGCGGCCAGCGGCGGGGCGACCGGGGCCGGTGGCGAGGCACCTAAGCTGTTGCTCCGGCTCACTGCGGACGAGCAGGTCTGGATCGATACCTGGCAGGAAGATGCTCACCGCCCGGATCTGCCGATGCTGGTGAAGTTTCCCCGCGGAAGCCGCTCAGCCGACGACTGCGATATTCTGCGTGCCGAGTACCACTACTACCAGGAGCTGGCGTCACTGGGCATCGATACCATCGAGACGGGGGCCATGAGACTGATGGAAGGGGAGCGCTACCCCTCTCTCTGGCTGCCGCGCTTCGATATGCGCCACCAGAACGGTGTCTGGACTCGCTACGGCCTGGAATCCGTCTACTCCCTGCTGGGGGCGGCGCCCGGCACCTTTTTGCGCCATGGTGAGACGCTTCGCCGGTTGGTGGGCCTGCTGCAGGCGCAGTATCGTGTCCAAGAGCTTGGAGGACCCTTCGATGTACCGGCCTTTGTCATCGAGTGGGTGCGGCGCGATTTGCTCAACATCGCGTTCGGCAACTCCGACAACCATGGCCGCAATACCGCGCTGCTGAAGCGCCCTGACGGCATCTGGCTCTCACCAGTCTACGATTTCGCCCCGATGCGTGCTGACCCCGAAGGCGTCACGCGTACCACCCAGTGGGGGCCACCGCTCGAGGCTGGGGGCGAATACGACTGGTACGCCGTTGCGAAATCTCTGTCGGATCTCATGGAGCCCGAGCAGCTGATGGAGGCGCTCCGGCAGCTGGCGTGCGATCTCGAGGGGCTCGATGAGCGTCTGGCCTTGCGCGGTGTTCCCTCGCGAATCCTGGATATGCCCACGGTAGGACTGCGCACGCTCAGTACGCGCTTCAAGCGCTGGGGGTTATTGTGA
- a CDS encoding GTP-binding protein: protein MPAPLVNIPVHLITGFLGSGKSTLIHHLIEQKPPGERWAVLINEFGQVGIDQAMFESRDDLVVKGLPGGCLCCQLAFVLQATLVNLLHRHRPDRVIIEPSGLGHPAGLLEVLRGEAFAEVLDVRSVVALLDPRRLDDPRAREHETFRDQLAMADGVAMTMIDLATPSQLAAARQWLERLWPPKGWILEAPGAELPLARLTAGEREVSARRVAESATHRRLRPAAGDAHGMQGVVLEAFAEALPEPGRPRREAGRALGHATLGWRWHPRDLFDLDRLGERLGGLPGSLRVKGVFHTAAGWKLYNRADGAVSLTDSAWRRDSRLEVIGQAGELPDAESLEALLQSCLSGPVETP, encoded by the coding sequence ATGCCCGCCCCCCTGGTCAATATTCCCGTCCACCTGATCACCGGCTTTCTGGGCAGCGGCAAGAGCACGCTCATCCACCACTTGATCGAGCAGAAGCCGCCCGGCGAGCGCTGGGCGGTACTGATCAACGAGTTCGGCCAGGTGGGCATCGACCAGGCGATGTTCGAGTCCCGCGATGACCTGGTGGTCAAGGGGCTTCCCGGGGGCTGCCTCTGCTGCCAGCTGGCTTTCGTCCTGCAGGCGACCCTGGTCAACCTGCTCCATCGCCACCGGCCCGACCGGGTGATCATCGAGCCTTCGGGGCTGGGGCATCCGGCGGGGCTGCTGGAGGTGCTGCGTGGGGAGGCCTTCGCCGAGGTGCTCGACGTGCGTAGCGTGGTGGCCCTTCTCGATCCTCGCCGCCTGGACGATCCGCGTGCCCGGGAGCACGAGACCTTCCGTGACCAGCTCGCCATGGCCGATGGCGTGGCCATGACCATGATCGACCTGGCCACGCCGTCCCAGTTGGCCGCGGCGCGGCAGTGGCTGGAGCGGCTGTGGCCGCCCAAGGGCTGGATTCTCGAGGCGCCCGGCGCCGAGCTGCCCCTGGCGAGGCTGACGGCGGGGGAGCGGGAGGTGTCAGCCCGGCGGGTGGCCGAGAGCGCTACCCATCGCCGGCTGCGACCGGCGGCCGGCGACGCGCATGGCATGCAGGGCGTGGTGCTGGAGGCGTTTGCCGAGGCGCTGCCCGAGCCGGGCAGGCCCCGGCGGGAGGCCGGCCGCGCCCTGGGCCACGCCACCCTGGGGTGGCGCTGGCATCCGCGGGACCTCTTCGATCTGGATCGCCTGGGCGAGCGCCTGGGTGGGTTGCCGGGCTCCCTCCGGGTGAAGGGGGTCTTTCACACCGCTGCCGGCTGGAAGCTCTACAATCGCGCCGATGGTGCGGTGAGCCTCACCGACAGCGCCTGGCGGCGCGACTCGCGTCTCGAGGTCATCGGCCAGGCGGGGGAGTTGCCCGACGCCGAGTCGCTGGAGGCGCTGTTGCAGAGCTGTCTCAGCGGTCCAGTGGAAACGCCTTGA
- a CDS encoding ABC transporter substrate-binding protein, with product MRRPLLCLTTLAAAVGLGATPLHAQEPVTVSSKIDTEGSVLGELIIQRLEAGGVEVEERLQLGATSIVREALLAGEIDLYPEYTGNGAFFFDMTDSDVWHDPQAAYETVRERDVENGLTWLTPASANNTWAISLRGELAREHGLATLEDLAAFLAEGGALKLAASAEFVESEQALPAFQQAYGFTLGDDQLLVLSGGNTASTMRAAAQQTSGVNAAMTYGTDGGLKALDLMVLEDTLGVQPVYQPAPVVRDEVLEAWPEIEGLLAPLFAALDLDTLQRLNGDVAVNGRAPADVAADFLASLEE from the coding sequence ATGCGACGTCCCCTGCTTTGCCTCACCACTCTCGCCGCCGCCGTTGGACTTGGCGCCACGCCTCTGCATGCCCAGGAGCCGGTCACGGTCTCTTCCAAGATCGATACCGAGGGCTCGGTGCTGGGCGAGCTGATCATACAGCGCCTCGAGGCCGGCGGCGTCGAGGTGGAGGAGCGTCTGCAGCTGGGTGCCACCAGCATCGTGCGCGAGGCACTGCTGGCCGGCGAGATCGACCTCTACCCGGAGTACACCGGCAACGGCGCCTTCTTCTTCGACATGACCGACAGCGATGTCTGGCACGACCCCCAGGCCGCCTATGAGACGGTCCGCGAGCGGGACGTCGAGAATGGCCTGACCTGGCTGACGCCGGCCTCGGCCAACAACACCTGGGCGATCAGCCTGCGCGGCGAGCTGGCCCGCGAGCATGGGCTGGCGACCCTGGAGGACCTGGCGGCCTTCCTGGCCGAGGGCGGAGCGCTCAAGCTCGCCGCCAGTGCCGAGTTCGTCGAATCCGAGCAGGCGCTGCCGGCCTTCCAGCAGGCCTACGGCTTTACGCTGGGCGACGACCAACTGCTGGTGCTTTCCGGAGGCAATACCGCGTCCACCATGCGCGCTGCCGCCCAGCAGACCAGCGGCGTGAATGCCGCCATGACCTATGGCACCGACGGTGGCCTCAAGGCGCTGGATCTGATGGTGCTGGAGGACACCCTGGGCGTGCAGCCGGTCTACCAGCCGGCGCCGGTGGTGCGTGACGAGGTGCTGGAGGCCTGGCCGGAGATCGAGGGCCTGCTGGCGCCGCTCTTTGCGGCCCTGGATCTCGATACCCTGCAGCGGCTCAACGGTGACGTGGCGGTGAACGGTCGCGCCCCGGCCGACGTGGCCGCCGACTTCCTCGCCAGCCTGGAGGAGTGA
- a CDS encoding peptidylprolyl isomerase encodes MIVLQTTYGDISVELDHEKAPKTAANFEQYVRDGFYDGTLFHRVIEGFMIQGGGFDEEFNQKPTRDPIENEADNGLANDKGTLAMARTQDPHSATAQFFINVADNTFLNHSGKSIQGWGYCVFGRVVDGMDVVEKIKNVETTRRGMHADVPAQDVLIEKAYVKEA; translated from the coding sequence ATGATCGTTCTGCAGACCACCTACGGCGACATCAGCGTCGAGCTCGACCACGAGAAGGCCCCCAAGACCGCCGCCAACTTCGAACAGTATGTGCGCGACGGCTTCTACGACGGCACCCTCTTCCACCGCGTGATCGAGGGCTTCATGATCCAGGGCGGCGGCTTCGACGAGGAGTTCAACCAGAAGCCGACCCGCGACCCGATCGAGAACGAAGCCGACAACGGCCTGGCCAACGACAAGGGCACCCTGGCCATGGCGCGCACCCAGGATCCGCACTCCGCCACCGCCCAGTTCTTCATCAACGTCGCCGACAACACCTTCCTCAACCACAGCGGCAAGTCCATCCAGGGCTGGGGCTACTGCGTGTTCGGGCGCGTGGTCGACGGCATGGACGTGGTCGAGAAGATCAAGAACGTCGAGACCACCCGCCGCGGCATGCACGCCGACGTGCCGGCCCAGGACGTGCTGATCGAAAAGGCCTACGTGAAGGAAGCCTGA
- a CDS encoding DUF1853 family protein, whose amino-acid sequence MSTDALPLLDRCHHPLVRDLAWLLLAPDLIQMPWPGRPSRATLGLEDDDRTARWLDTLEAWPQPLERCVGNTLNGRMGLYHERLWQFLLAWAPGTELLAHNLRIMSGKLTLGELDLLYRRHGEASITHLEVAIKFYLGLCEGPGEPDSQARWIGPGGADSLAGKREHLHRHQLRLTDLPETRDAIRAKLGWHHHGRDELASLEPRVAMPGVLFAPWHRPLPPPREASPDHLRGRWLCWPDWSRFHETLPRDTHGAWLHKPHWLALPRPERLPPLHDLESQLSEHFRVPAAPVQIALWHPDTGWRRLFLVADDWPRQIPLPPYPDN is encoded by the coding sequence ATGTCCACCGATGCCCTGCCCCTGCTGGATCGCTGCCACCATCCGCTGGTCCGGGACCTGGCGTGGCTGCTGCTGGCCCCCGACCTGATCCAGATGCCCTGGCCGGGCCGCCCGAGCCGGGCGACACTGGGCCTGGAAGATGACGACCGCACCGCCCGCTGGCTGGATACCCTCGAAGCCTGGCCCCAGCCGCTGGAGCGGTGTGTCGGCAATACGCTCAATGGCCGCATGGGGCTCTACCACGAGCGGCTCTGGCAGTTCCTGCTGGCCTGGGCGCCGGGCACCGAGCTGCTCGCCCATAACCTGCGCATCATGAGTGGCAAGCTGACGCTCGGCGAGCTGGACCTGCTCTACCGTCGCCATGGCGAGGCCTCGATCACCCACCTCGAGGTCGCCATCAAGTTCTATCTGGGGCTTTGCGAGGGACCCGGGGAGCCCGACAGCCAGGCGCGCTGGATAGGCCCCGGCGGCGCCGACAGCCTGGCCGGCAAGCGCGAGCACCTGCACCGCCACCAGCTACGACTGACCGACTTGCCGGAGACACGCGACGCCATTAGGGCCAAGCTGGGTTGGCACCACCATGGGCGCGACGAGCTGGCGAGCCTGGAACCCCGGGTGGCCATGCCCGGCGTGCTCTTCGCCCCCTGGCACCGCCCCCTGCCACCGCCCCGTGAGGCGAGCCCCGACCACCTGCGCGGCCGCTGGCTCTGCTGGCCGGACTGGTCGCGCTTCCACGAAACCCTACCCCGCGATACCCATGGCGCATGGCTACACAAGCCCCACTGGCTCGCCCTGCCCCGGCCCGAGCGCCTGCCACCGCTGCACGACCTGGAGTCCCAGCTCAGCGAACACTTCCGGGTCCCGGCCGCCCCGGTGCAGATCGCCCTCTGGCACCCCGACACGGGCTGGCGGCGACTCTTCCTGGTCGCCGACGACTGGCCAAGGCAGATACCGCTGCCGCCCTATCCCGACAACTGA
- the cysS gene encoding cysteine--tRNA ligase, giving the protein MQIYNTLSRRKEAFTPIEPGKVRMYVCGMTVYDYCHLGHARVMVAFDVITRYLRHRGYDVTYVRNVTDIDDKILRRADENGETIASLTERMIAAMHEDEARLGVLSPDHEPRATRHIDDILAMIEVLIAKGYAYAADNGDVYYRVRRFEGYGKLNNRDLDEMRSGARVEVDEHKEDPLDFVLWKAAKPGEASWPSPWGEGRPGWHIECSAMSKCCLGETFDIHGGGPDLTFPHHENEIAQSEAANGKPFVNTWMHAGAVRVNHEKMSKSLGNFFTIREVLEHHDPEVVRYLLVASHYRSAINYAPESLAEARKSLERFYNSLEGLSLEGLSLEGLALEELSLEGRSLEGPSLAGVESVGEVDSRFDARFTAAMDDDFNTPEALSVLFDLARELNRARKEAPAQAPALAAELRRLGGILGLLQQDPATFLKAGAAELPLSAAEIQAKIDARAAAKQARDFAAADGIRDELAALGIILKDSREGTSWVFEKP; this is encoded by the coding sequence ATGCAGATCTACAATACGCTGAGCCGTCGCAAGGAAGCCTTCACGCCCATCGAGCCGGGCAAGGTGCGGATGTATGTCTGCGGCATGACGGTCTATGACTACTGCCACCTGGGGCATGCCCGGGTGATGGTGGCCTTCGACGTCATTACCCGCTATCTGCGCCATCGGGGCTATGACGTCACCTATGTGCGCAATGTCACCGATATCGACGACAAGATCCTGCGCCGGGCCGACGAGAACGGTGAGACGATCGCGTCGCTGACCGAGCGCATGATCGCGGCGATGCACGAGGACGAGGCGCGCCTTGGCGTGCTGTCCCCGGATCATGAGCCGCGGGCGACCCGGCATATCGATGACATCCTGGCCATGATCGAGGTTCTGATCGCCAAGGGATACGCCTACGCGGCCGATAATGGCGATGTCTACTACCGTGTGCGCCGCTTCGAGGGCTACGGCAAGCTCAACAACCGTGACCTCGACGAGATGCGTTCGGGAGCACGTGTGGAGGTGGACGAGCACAAGGAGGACCCGCTCGACTTCGTGCTGTGGAAGGCCGCCAAGCCCGGCGAGGCGAGTTGGCCATCGCCCTGGGGCGAGGGGCGTCCCGGCTGGCATATCGAGTGCTCGGCGATGTCGAAGTGCTGCCTGGGCGAGACCTTCGATATCCATGGCGGCGGGCCGGACCTGACCTTCCCGCACCACGAGAACGAGATCGCCCAGTCCGAAGCGGCCAACGGCAAGCCATTCGTGAATACCTGGATGCACGCCGGGGCGGTGCGGGTGAATCACGAGAAGATGTCCAAGTCGCTGGGCAACTTCTTCACCATTCGCGAGGTGCTCGAGCACCATGACCCCGAGGTGGTGCGCTACCTGCTGGTGGCGAGCCACTACCGCAGCGCGATCAACTATGCGCCGGAGTCCCTGGCCGAGGCCCGCAAGTCGCTGGAGCGTTTCTACAACTCACTCGAAGGGCTGTCACTCGAAGGGCTGTCACTCGAAGGGCTGGCTCTTGAAGAGCTGTCACTCGAAGGGCGGTCACTCGAAGGGCCTTCCCTTGCAGGCGTGGAGTCGGTAGGTGAGGTGGATAGCCGCTTCGACGCGCGCTTTACCGCCGCCATGGATGATGACTTCAACACCCCCGAGGCGCTCTCGGTGCTCTTCGACCTGGCCCGCGAGCTGAACCGGGCGAGGAAGGAGGCGCCCGCGCAGGCCCCGGCCCTGGCCGCCGAACTCAGGCGCCTGGGGGGCATCCTCGGCCTGCTGCAGCAGGACCCGGCGACCTTCCTCAAGGCCGGTGCCGCTGAGCTGCCGCTCTCCGCGGCGGAGATCCAGGCCAAGATCGACGCGCGCGCCGCGGCCAAGCAGGCCAGGGACTTCGCCGCCGCCGACGGCATCCGCGACGAGCTGGCGGCGCTGGGCATCATCCTCAAGGATTCCCGGGAAGGCACCAGCTGGGTGTTCGAGAAGCCCTGA